A single Primulina eburnea isolate SZY01 chromosome 11, ASM2296580v1, whole genome shotgun sequence DNA region contains:
- the LOC140804543 gene encoding uncharacterized protein, giving the protein MATPLPLPLPYLYRTKATQPTHPRWRLCIKCADSSTPNRGFGSNSRKTDKKERKSSSSQQSSTASPYQAPGLSSSTGGKIKYTSPEDLEFQQRLEQVRKSAIAQKKAEEEKQYGAIDYDAPTQTTGSTDSVGLGTKIGVGVAVLVFGLIFALGDFLPSGSITKEADIADEEISKEERANLEERLKKFEQALAVSPEDSKALEGAAVTLAEMRDYKGAATLLEKLSEKKENDPDVFRLLGEVKYAIQDYEGSAKAYRSAYMTSKSSDFEVLRGLTNALLAAKKPDQAVQVLLATRGQLDKEKSSDNNDMTVRSTTGTSSGLDPIQVDLLLGKAYADWGHISDAVSVYDQLITNHPDDFRGYLAKGIVLKQNGSTGDAERMFIQARFFAPAEAKVLVDKYARR; this is encoded by the exons ATGGCGACTCCCCTTCCCCTCCCCCTTCCCTATCTCTACCGTACCAAAGCAACTCAACCCACCCATCCCCGGTGGCGGCTCTGTATCAAATGCGCCGACTCCTCCACCCCAAATCGCGGCTTTGGGTCCAACTCCAGAAAGACCGACAAAAA ggAAAGGAAATCATCTTCATCTCAGCAATCTTCGACCGCATCACCTTACC AAGCTCCGGGTTTAAGTTCTTCAACTGGTGGCAAAATTAAGTACACTTCTCCCGAGGATCTGGAGTTCCAACAACGCCTAGAACAAGTTAGAAA GTCGGCAATTGCGCAGAAAAAGGCAGAGGAGGAGAAGCAATATGGGGCAATCGATTATGATGCTCCCACTCAGACTACTGGTAGCACAGACTCGGTGGGACTGGGAACTAAG ATTGGCGTTGGAGTTGCTGTCCTTGTGTTTGGGTTGATATTTGCACTTGGAGACTTTCTTCCTTCTGGAAG CATTACAAAGGAGGCTGACATAGCTGATGAAGAAATTTCGAAAGAAGAGAGAGCAAATTTAGAG GAGAGGCTGAAGAAATTTGAACAGGCACTTGCTGTATCCCCTGAGGATTCAAAGGCGCTTGAA GGAGCTGCAGTGACCTTGGCGGAAATGAGAGACTATAAAGGAGCTGCAACATTGCTTGAAAAATTGAGTGAG AAAAAAGAAAATGATCCTGATGTTTTCCGTTTGCTTGGTGAAGTCAAATATGCGATCCAAGACTATGAAGGAAGCGCTAAAGCATACAGAAGTGCCTATATG ACATCAAAGAGTTCTGATTTTGAAGTCCTTCGCGGTCTTACAAATGCATTGCTTGCTGCCAAGAAACCTGATCAG GCTGTTCAAGTCCTCCTGGCAACTCGTGGACAGCTCGATAAAGAAAAGTCCAGTGATAATAATGATATGACTGTCCGCAGCACAACTGGGACAAGTTCTGGTCTGGATCCCATTCAA GTGGACTTGCTTCTCGGGAAAGCCTACGCAGATTGGGGTCACATCAGTGATGCAGTGTCCGTTTATGATCAACTCATTACTAACCACCCTGATGATTTCAGGGGTTACTTAGCCAAG GGAATAGTGTTAAAACAGAATGGGAGCACAGGTGATGCAGAAAGGATGTTCATACAG GCACGATTCTTCGCACCTGCTGAAGCAAAGGTGCTGGTAGACAAATATGCACGACGATGA